A region from the Drosophila bipectinata strain 14024-0381.07 chromosome 3R, DbipHiC1v2, whole genome shotgun sequence genome encodes:
- the Actn3 gene encoding cytospin-A — translation MTDFMDRILKLKKLLSNGKEDQPSSPTPVRSPVSKFLESKRCMGETLLLIRLMSEKYVESQENIDPEKDENSLVLKKCSKIMRELYLILPWDNDGVEMDQHIQNTYQYKLSSVLVELEKMAKNPSKSPRPQQALPKAVNTDELADLRARFKKLDAIQKLQDVSHKLLGLKEAISDQNAEILTRKNSEEMVDKEKSDSADIKNRLAHTEHKLKSANEIIAHTEHKLESANEIIRKLKDANKTLQKSYMAIQRDHTYKRDPIPDKTQLSKKALKTSSAMKVVRKELVPETIRVLKQQLIYAQEELTQNKKIVSEIKRDISNLCYSNTKMSSSTNKKIAYKTSFKSLKHTGEETMRVIDDTLKALQYHKQLKFPACEIKWKVVCRSLQNNLLAVRENWRQLDLNYLKQNSTKCASNFIIKSETRPEMRWDKISLTSKDCSRSVVSNVSSFSIFDGKTFGDRRLWALKWCKEKIRPYGVPMYEFSESWTSGRALCALIHAYRPELIAPKYLRRTGPVETLEFGVDVAKGLGVCSPIDLMDECTREKPNYERVLEFVQELRRCLEALP, via the exons ATGACTGATTTTATGGATCgcattttgaaattaaaaaaacttttatccaACGGCAAGGAAGATCAGCCCTCCAGTCCAACTCCAGTCCGTTCTCCGGTTTCTAAATTTTTGGAAAGTAAGCGGTGCATGGGGGAAACCCTTTTATTGATCAGGCTAATGTCCGAAAAATACGTGGAATCCCAGGAAAATATAGATCCGGAGAAGGATGAGAATTCCTTGGTGTTGAAAAAAT GCTCAAAGATAATGAGGGAACTTTATTTAATCCTTCCTTGGGATAACGACGGAGTTGAAATGGATCAACATATACAAAATACCTATCAGTATAAGCTTAGTTCGGTTCTTGTGGAGCTGgagaaaatggccaaaaatcCGTCGAAGAGCCCTCGCCCTCAGCAGGCACTTCCCAAGGCAGTGAATACTGATGAGTTGGCCGATCTTAGGGCTAGGTTCAAGAAATTAGACGCAATACAAAAACTGCAGGACGTGTCTCACAAGCTTTTGGGTTTGAAGGAAGCTATTTCAGACCAAAACGCCGAAATTTTAACCAGAAAAAATTCCGAAGAGATGGTGGACAAGGAGAAGAGTGACTCTGCGGATATTAAGAATCGTCTAGCCCATACCgaacataaattaaaatcagCCAACGAGATTATAGCCCATACCGAACATAAATTAGAATCAGCCAACGAGATTATCAGGAAACTCAAGGACGCCAATAAAACGCTGCAGAAAAGCTATATGGCTATCCAAAGAGATCACACGTACAAAAGAGATCCTATCCCTGATAAAACCCAGCTTTCAAAGAAAGCTCTAAAAACTTCAAGTGCCATGAAAGTAGTACGAAAGGAACTGGTACCAGAGACAATAAGAGTCTTGAAACAGCAACTAATATATGCCCAAGAAGAGTTGacacaaaacaagaaaatcgTGTCAGAGATCAAGCGGGATATCTCCAACCTGTGCTATAGCAATACCAAGATGTCAAGctcaaccaacaaaaaaatagccTATAAGACTTCTTTTAAATCTCTGAAACACACAGGAGAAGAAACTATGCGAGTAATCGATGATACCCTGAAAGCTCTTCAGTATCATAAGCAACTGAAGTTCCCCGCCTGCgaaataaaatggaaagtaGTGTGCCGCTCTTTGCAGAACAATCTTCTGGCGGTCCGTGAGAATTGGAGGCAGTTGGATTTGAATTACCTTAAACAAAATTCTACAAAATGTGCTagtaattttattataaaatcagAAACGCGCCCCGAGATGCGGTGGGACAAGATATCCTTAACAAGCAAGGACTGTTCGAGGAGCGTCGTCTCTAACGTCTCTTCGTTTTCAATCTTCGACGGCAAGACCTTCGGTGACCGTCGTCTATGGGCTCTGAAGTGgtgtaaagaaaagatccGACCCTATGGCGTTCCCATGTACGAGTTTTCCGAATCCTGGACCAGCGGTCGCGCCTTATGCGCCCTCATCCACGCCTACCGGCCTGAGCTAATTGCCCCCAAGTATCTACGACGGACCGGACCGGTGGAGACGCTTGAATTTGGCGTTGATGTTGCCAAGGGTCTGGGTGTTTGTAGCCCCATTGATCTAATGGATGAGTGCACCCGTGAGAAGCCAAACTACGAGAGGGTACTAGAGTTCGTTCAGGAACTACGGCGTTGCCTGGAAGCACTTCCTTAG